From the genome of Francisella tularensis subsp. tularensis:
AGCACTTGAGGGTAATGCCGCTTTGGTTTTTGATAATTCCACTAAAAAAGTTTTTCTATCCAAATCACCACGTGCAGATGAAAAATTAGCAAAAAAAGTAGCTGATGAATTAGGGTACGAACTAATAACATTTACAAGTTATGATCATAAAGATAGACCAATTTATCAAACAACGTAAATGCTAAGCATTGGAGAAAAACTAATATTTGTCTGCTTAGAGTCTATAAAATGCGATAAAGACCGAGATATAGTTGCTCAAGCCCTGCATCAATCTAACAAAACAATAGTAGATGTATCACAAAAGCAAGTCCATCTACGCTGTTGTAATAGTTTAGAAGTAAAAAACAAACAAGGCAAAAGTTATCTGATCTTATCAACAACAGCAGATATGGGATTTACCGATCAGCAAAAACAACTTATAGATCTTCACTGCACAAGGCTTCTATGTCACGTAAAAACTATTGAAGATGTCGGTGGTGGTACTGCTAGATGTATGGTAGCAGAGATACTAAAACCATAAAATACTAGGCAAAGTCAATTTTAAAAAATTTTATGATATTTTTTATGAGTTATTTAATATTTTGGCATCCCGTAGGGGATTCGAACCCCTGTTGCCGCCGTGAAAGGGCGGTGTCCTAGGCCTCTAGACGAACGGGACTTAAGACTTAAATCACTGTCTCCAGCGATATGATGTGTATTATAATGACTTTTATAGCTTAGTCAAGAACTTTTGTAAAAAATTATACACAATACGTTCCGTAATCAAAAATACAAGAGCTCATACAAATAAAATAATTATAGTTTATTACAAGCAATTACATATTAAGCTATAATATGCTGTTTGCAAAAGTTTTTTGCCTTAAGAGAAAACAGTAACAAATTAGCATTACGATAAAGAACACTAAAACTGAAGATATAGAATCTAACTCATTTACACCTTGAAAATATGCCCCAATTACCGTTAATATCATGTAGAAAAAAATACTCCATGAAGAAGCAAATGCTTTCTTAATACCTTTAGCTGAGCGATAATAACTTAAAGCATAAACTGCAAATAAGATAAGATGTATGATTAATGAAAATAATACCGCTTTGAGACCAGACTGTATTATTAGATAAGACACCAATAAATATACAAACCCACTTAATATACGTCCACAAGGAACATGAAAAATATCACTAGTCTTTTTCATTTCTTTATTTAGCTTAACATACGCGATAGGTATTGCCACACAAGTTAAAAGCTGAAAAACAGCAACAACAATCATTAGCTGTTGCCAACTTCTAAAGAACAAAACTATAGCTATACATATGAGTAATCCAAAAATCAATGATCTTCTGGAGAGATTAAACTCTTCATTCATTTTTGCAAAAAATGCTGGCATTTGCTTATCTTGTGCCATACCGGTAAATATTCTTCCAGCTGAGCCTGCATAAACTGTTGCCGTACCAGATGGACTTATCGCAGCATCTATATACAAACATATTGCAAATACATTTAGATTAAGTAGCAACATTAACTGAGCTAGTGGAGACGTGAAGTTTAACTGGTGCCAACCATGAGCTAAAAAGCTACTTGGTAATGCTCCAATAAAAGCAACTTGTAGCATTAAATAAACGATCAAACATATTAATATACATCCTGTTAGTGCCAAAGGAATATTACGTTTTGGATTTTTAATTTCTGAACAAAATGTCGCTATAGTTCCAAAACCATAGAAAGAATAGAAAATACCACAAGTAACTACTGCAGAAAAAACCGCACCATAACCATAAGGATTAAAACTATTATGATATGCAACAAAGTTATGTGAATTATATGAGGTATAAAACAGTACTATTGCTGTTAGTACAGGAACACCAACCTTAAATATAGTCATAAAATTAGTAAACTTAGTTAATGTTTTAACACCCCAGTAATTAATTAAACCATAAAAAATATTAAAACCACTACACATAATATGCCTAAATAAGTAAGATTATGATTAGTAAATATATAAGGCTCAATCTTTGGATAAGCCGTGCTTAAATATTGAATTGTTGCTTGGGCTTCTGATGGAATTGTTAAGAGTAATCCAACCCAATTTGAAATTGCTACTACAAACCCCATATCTGGATTATGACTAATAGTTAATAACCTACCAAAAAGCCCTCGAACAGGTCTAAATGAAGCGACCTCACCAAGTAATAATGACAAGATTAAAACCATTCCTGCACCAATTAACCAAGATATTACAGATGCTGAACCGGCTTGTTTTGAAGCATAATACGCCGCAAACAACCAACCGCTCCCTATAATACAACCAACTCCAATAGCAATTGCGGAAAATAGTCATGGACCACTATTTATGTTCTTATTCTCCATAATTTTAGTACTTATTTAAAATAATAATTTTTACAGTCTAACAAAAAAATACTCTGCTCGATAATTTACTACAGCAAATTAAAAAATGATAAAAATGACTATATTTTGCTATCAACCAGGTTCTGTGCACAAAAAACTTAAATTAGATTGAAAATAGCTAAACTGCCGTTATTTAAGAGTTGAAAAGCAATAAATATCAATGGTTTAGCAAATGAATTATCATATAAAAGAAGTATTCTGGTCAATTATTTTATCATTCTTAAAATCACAAAAAGGTATACATACCAATGATGAAGCCAAATTAAGATTGTTTATTGAAGCTGTATTTTATGTGTTACGTACAGGCTGTCAATGGAGAATGTTACCATTTTATTATGGTAAATATAGATCAATACATAAGCGTTTTAAAGATTGATGTGATAAAGATATATTTTCTAGATTATTTAAATCAGTACAAAACCCTGATTTACAAGAAGTCATGCTTGATTCAACAATAGCAAGAGCACATGCTTGTGCTACGGGATATGATAAAGATGATAACCAAGCAATTGGTAGATCAGTTGGTGGGATAACCACTAAAATCCATGCTATGACTGATGCTTTAGGTAATCCAATAGAAATATTGTTGTCAGAGGATAAAACTCATGATAGTAAAGTAGCTATAGATTTACTAAAAAATGTATATAATACAAAAGTTATCGCTGATAGAGCATATCATTCTAATGAAATCAGGCAGCATATTCAAGGTATATCCTCTGAAGCTGTTATCCCTTGTAAATCAAATACTCTAAACCATATACCTTTTGATAGTCATGTATATAAAGAAAGACATTTGATAGAGAATTTCTTTTCTAAAATTAAGCATTTTAGAAGAGTATTCTCTAGATTTGATAAAACCATTTCAGCATATATAGGAATGATTAAATTAGCTTGTACTTTTATTTGGTTACGATGAATATTTATTTTTGTGCACAGAACCTAATTATTTTTATTAACTATAAATACACTTACAAAACTACTATCACGAGTATGATCTCCAGTAGTTGATGTATCAAAATTACTATCCGCTTCAATATAATTATCCAATGATGCTGAATATATTTTAACTGTAGGTAATTCATTTATAACACTAGTTATCAAAGTATTTTCTGCCTGTCTAAAAGAAATATACAAATTACCGCAATTAACTTTGCTACTTTTAAACCATAATGATTCTCGTGAGATTGATATTGCATAGATAAACTTTTTTGTATCATTTTGATGCAAGATATATGGTCCCATAAGTCTAAAGTGATCAGCAAAATCTGCTATATCTTTTTCAAATGTTAAAGCAACATTTACATCATTAGTATTTGTAGGAGTTCCTGATAATTGTGGATATAGCTTACCATCAAAATATACTCCGTAACCGCCACTATGATTTATTGAATCAGTATTAGAATAGCCAAGCTGTGCAAATAAGTTAATTAGATAATTATTAGCCTCCTTTGCTGTTAAGAAACCTTCAAGTACAAAAACCGCATTAATAGGTTCTACAGTGTAACTTTGTGGTTGCGCTACACCATTGATAACAAAATCTTTAGCTCCACGCCAATATACCCAAGCTGCCGCAATTTCTTGAGGTAAATTTGGTTTGTTGTAACTACTTGTATTTACCATCATCCATTTACCTACAGCTGGCAAAGAATCTGCCAATTGTGTATCTAAAGGTGAAATTACATAATTACGCTTAGTAGTATTAAATTGAATACTCTTATGAATAGTTTTTAGTTTACTTTGATCATCATTTTTGATTAATTTATCTTTCCAATTTGCTGTATCTTGCAAATTTATTGGATCAAAGTTTAAACCGCAGCCAGCTAAGTTATTACCAAAATGGTTATTCGCGTAAGTTGCAGTAGCAAACAACAAAACCGACATAATTAGGCTTAATTTTCTAATTTTCATTACTTGCATAACTCTTCAAGTGCTTTAGTAAGTCTAGCAACTACTTTATTTTTACCAAGAAGTTTTAGAGTAATACCAATATCTGGTGATTGGCCAGAACCAGTAATAGCCACACGCAATGGCATACCAACTTTACCCATACCAACTTGGCACTGCTCTGCTGTTGTACTAACTATATTATGTAAAACATCAGGATCTTGCCATTGCTGAGCATCCAAAGCTTCAAAGTTTTCTAATAACTTAACAAATATCTCACCCGTTGAAGCTTTGATATGTTTTTTTACAGCATTTTCATCATAACTGATATCATCACTATAAAAATAACTAGATTTTTCTGCTAGTTCAACTAATGTATCAACTTTTTCTGCCATCACAGCTACAAGCTCTTTTAAATCTGGACCATTACTAATATCTAAACCAGTTTTAGCAAAGTGATACTCAACTTCTGTTTGAATATCATCAAACTTAGACTCTTTGATATAATGTTTGTTCAGCCACTTAAGTTTTTCAAAATCAAAACGTGATGGTGATGCGTTAATGTGCTCTAAATTAAAAGCTTTTATCATTTCTTCGATAGAAAAAATCTCTTGATCACCATGCGACCAACCAAGCCTAACAAGATAATTAAGTATCGCCTGAGGTAAATAGCCATCTTCACGGTACTGCATAACATTAACAGCACCATGACGCTTAGACAACTTTGCCCCATCTGGACCAAGAATCATTGGTACATGGGCAAATACCGGCACATTAGCATTTAGAGCTTTGTATATATTGATTTGTTTAGGGGTATTATTAACATGATCATCGCCTCGAATAATATGTGTAATAGCCATATCAATATCATCAACAACAACACAGAAATTGTATGTTGGTGAACCATCTGCTCTTTGGATAATCATATCATCAAGCTCATGATTTGAAATTGAAATTCGACCTTTGACAGCATCATCCCAACTGACCACTCCATCTTGAGGATTCTTAAAACGTACTACATAACTCTCACCTTGTTGTGGAATATAGTTTGCATCACGACATTTACCATCATAGCCAGTTTTAAGATTATTTGCTTGCTGATACTCTCTTAACTCTTCTAGTCTTTCTTTAGAACAGCTACAGTAGTAAGCTTTACCATCCGCAATAAGTTCTTGTATCACTTCTTTATATCTATCAAAGCGCTTTGTTTGATAGTAGATCTCACCATCATTTTTTAGCCCCAACCAACTCATTCCATCTAAAATAGCATCGACCGCCTCTTGAGTAGATCTCTCCAAATCAGTATCTTCTATTCTTAGAATAAATTTACCATTGTTATTTTTGGCATATAACCAGCTAAATAATGCAGTACGCACTCCACCAACATGTAAAAACCCTGTTGGACTTGGTGCAAATCTTGTTGTAATCATATATAAACACCTTGAATATAAAATTGCTTAAAGATTAAACTAGAAACGAGTTTCTTTCAAGGATTAAAGCAAACGATTAATAAGTGTTAATAGATCTAATTAAGATATTATTTTTGAAAAAATTAATACTTATAAGATACCACCTTTAGTCATTTTATAAGGATCAACAACTTTATCAAATTCTTCTTTTGATAAAAATTTAAGCTCTTGATTTGCCTCAGCCAAGGAGATATTTTTTTGCTCAGCATAATGGGCTAGTTTTGCTGCCTTATCATAGCCTATTACAGGGCTAAGAGCAGTCACAAGCATCAGTGAATTTTTGAGATAAAACTCTATTTTATCGTGATTTGGCTTCATCCCTTCTAAAAGATACTTTGTAAAATTTACACAGCTATCTGAGATAATCTTAATCGATTGAATGATATTAAAAATAATCAATGGCTTATAGACATTCATCTCAAGATAACCTGCTGAACCACCTATACCAACTGCAACATCATAACCGATAACTTGAGCTGCAACCATTGCCATAGCTTCACATTGAGTGGGATTAACCTTTCCTGGCATAATTGATGAGCCTGGCTCATTTTCTGGGATTAGTAACTCATGAAAACCAGCTCTTGGTCCACAACTTAGTAAACGAATATCATTAGCAATCTTAAATAACGAATTAGCTAAAGTTTTAAGTTGTCCCATAACTGCAACTAAAGCGTCATGTGAGCCTTGTACTTCAAATTTATTAGTAGCTGAAACAAATGCTAAACTTGTAATAGTAGCGATATATTTTGCTGTGATCTCAGCAAAACCATCAGGAGCATTTAATCCTGTACCAACAGCCGTGCCGCCAAGAGCAAGCTGATATACATATTTTAATGTATCTTTGATTCTTTGAATATTATTTTCTAATAATGCCGCATAACCAGAGAACTCTTGACCTAAAGTTAGTGGCACAGCATCTTGCATATGTGTCCTACCAATTTTGACAATATCATCCCATTGCTTTGCTTTGTCAGCTAATTGTTGTTGCATATACTCAAGAGCAGGTAAAAGTCTGTTATTTATCTCAAGGGCGGTAGCAATATACATCGCACTTGGAAAAGTGTCATTTGATGATTGAGACATATTAACATCATCATTTGGATGGATAGGATTTTTACTCCCCTTTTTGCCACCTAGAAGCTCAATAGCCCTATTTGAAATCACTTCATTAACATTCATATTTGATTGTGTACCACTTCCAGTCATCAAAACACGTAATGGAAAATGCTCATCAAGTTCTCCTGCAATTATCTCATCTGCGACTTTAATGATAATTTCTTTTTTAGTTCGCGCTAAGATACCTAACTGATGGTTTGTGATAGCTGCAGCTTTTTTGAT
Proteins encoded in this window:
- the gltX gene encoding glutamate--tRNA ligase — protein: MITTRFAPSPTGFLHVGGVRTALFSWLYAKNNNGKFILRIEDTDLERSTQEAVDAILDGMSWLGLKNDGEIYYQTKRFDRYKEVIQELIADGKAYYCSCSKERLEELREYQQANNLKTGYDGKCRDANYIPQQGESYVVRFKNPQDGVVSWDDAVKGRISISNHELDDMIIQRADGSPTYNFCVVVDDIDMAITHIIRGDDHVNNTPKQINIYKALNANVPVFAHVPMILGPDGAKLSKRHGAVNVMQYREDGYLPQAILNYLVRLGWSHGDQEIFSIEEMIKAFNLEHINASPSRFDFEKLKWLNKHYIKESKFDDIQTEVEYHFAKTGLDISNGPDLKELVAVMAEKVDTLVELAEKSSYFYSDDISYDENAVKKHIKASTGEIFVKLLENFEALDAQQWQDPDVLHNIVSTTAEQCQVGMGKVGMPLRVAITGSGQSPDIGITLKLLGKNKVVARLTKALEELCK
- the fumC gene encoding class II fumarate hydratase: MRRVETDSTGQIEVDNDKYWGAQTQRSIEHFSIGSDLMPIEVIKALAIIKKAAAITNHQLGILARTKKEIIIKVADEIIAGELDEHFPLRVLMTGSGTQSNMNVNEVISNRAIELLGGKKGSKNPIHPNDDVNMSQSSNDTFPSAMYIATALEINNRLLPALEYMQQQLADKAKQWDDIVKIGRTHMQDAVPLTLGQEFSGYAALLENNIQRIKDTLKYVYQLALGGTAVGTGLNAPDGFAEITAKYIATITSLAFVSATNKFEVQGSHDALVAVMGQLKTLANSLFKIANDIRLLSCGPRAGFHELLIPENEPGSSIMPGKVNPTQCEAMAMVAAQVIGYDVAVGIGGSAGYLEMNVYKPLIIFNIIQSIKIISDSCVNFTKYLLEGMKPNHDKIEFYLKNSLMLVTALSPVIGYDKAAKLAHYAEQKNISLAEANQELKFLSKEEFDKVVDPYKMTKGGIL